DNA from Prunus persica cultivar Lovell chromosome G6, Prunus_persica_NCBIv2, whole genome shotgun sequence:
TGGAACTCCAATCAGGTAACTGGTTCAGTTTCGATTATCTTAATGTAGTAAATGATCAATCTTCATAGTAACAAGTTTCATCTCATAGGTGATAAATAGATAGTCACGCCTACTATACATTGGTGCTCAAACAACACAAAGGGGTTCTTCAAATCCACTTACCACCAACACTTGAGTTTGTaacattggtgtattgcattgagTTTGTAACATTGGTGTTTGATTAGGCATAATGACTTAACATGAGTTTAGACTGTTGTATGTGGTCTATTTATGTCAATTGCCTGTGGGTCAATCCATGTTCCCATGTTACCTCTTTAGTTTCATGGATATCTTGTATTTGCCCtgagtattttttttccttaaaataGCTTTTACTGGTGGTTGACTTGATTTCCACGGTTAATGATTCCTTTGTTTTTTACACAGGTTAGAGCATACTTACAGCGTCAATGGAAGCAGATTCTATCTGGAAGGGTGTCTCTTCAGGATTTTGTATCTGCAAAGGAGGTTCGCCTAGGCACCTACCGTGACTGTATCTATTTTTCTGTTCTTATTTCATTACTGTTTGTCATGTATTGTCTTCTTACttgatatatttgattttacacattgactaaaactttgttttggaAACAGAACTAGCTCTGTTCTTGTTTTGGCAGGATAAACAAACAATGTTATTGTTAATGGGAAATAGCAGCAGCCCATCATTAGCGAAGATTCAAAGGAAGCTATGAAGCATGCATTCGAACTCTTTAATGTTCGATTGGAAGTAGACTTTGGGACTAGTGATATAGGACATAGCTTAGGATTGTaatgaatatttgtaatttattACATTTGTCTTTTATTAATGATGATATATACTATTCTTCGAACAACAATTTTtcaattgaaatattatttagattttttgacaaaatatttgtACGTTTAATGCTTATAAATGTAGTCGGAAAAACATTTTTTCGACAAGCTTCCATGTCGAAAAAGCACAATTCCAACGAATTATATTTATCACAAATAGTAATCTAGGGTCGGAAATACTATTTTCGACAAATAGTCATTGGtcgaaaaaataatatggcaaGAACAAAAGATCTCGATCAAAAATTATTTCCGACAGGTGCGCAAGTATTTGCGACCACATTTATTGTTGGAAATGAATTTGTATGGTTGTTTTGAAAATCTATTTCCGATAAAAATATAAGCAATATCGACGGAATATGGGTGTCGAAAATACATTATTTCCGACGGAATGGTCGGAAAAAAAGTATTTGCAACCGTCGTTTTACCGACGATTTCCGATGAACTTTTGCCGTCGAAAAAGCGAATTTCCGACTGCAAAAGGCTTTTTGCGACCACAAAATACCCTCGCTAAAGGCATTCTGTTTTGTAGTGATACACCCTTGTACATCGTCTTCCAAAAAGGACGAACCGTGGTAAACCTCAAGTACAGTACGAAGCAGATTTTAAAGCCAAAGGAAAATACCTcatcaacaattatatattacTAAGCAGACTGTTTGAATCACATGCATACTTTGTGAAGCAGTTGGCCGACATATCTATTCCTAGTAGTGTGACTGAAGCATTAAAAGactcaaaatggaaagaagccatgaatgaagaaatgcgaGCGCTCTAAAATAATGCCACATGGGAGCTCGTGTCTTTACCTCACAGAAAGAAGACAATGGGATGCATGTGGATCTATACTGTGAAACTCAAAGCAAATGGATCCTTTGAAAGATACAAAGCTAGACTGGTGGCAGAAGGGTACACATAGAGATATGGGGTAGACTACTAGGAGACCTTTGCCCAGTAGCTAAGATTAACACTATCAGAATCTTACTATCTCTAGCAGCAAATCTAGACTGGCCACTAGATCAGTCTGATGTTAAAAATTCCTTCTTACATGAAGACTTGGAGGAAGAGGTCTACATGGATTTACCACTAGGATGTAGTATAGCTCATGATAAGAagaatcaagttttgcaagcTCAGAAAATCACTATATGGGGATGGTTTGGCATATTCACTAAGTTCATGAAAATTTTTGGATACACTCAAAGTAATTCAGACCATACCATGTTCTTGAAGCACAATGGCGAAAAAATCACTGCATTAATCACGTATGTGGATGACATGGTTGTAACTGAGCATGATGCATGAGAACAACAGAAACTACGAAAGTATTTGTCTTAGGAATTTTAGATGAATGATTTAGGTGCTCTGAAATTCTTCATCGGAATAGAAGTATCAAGGTCAAAAACTGGTATATTTTTGTCTCAAAGGAAGTAAGTGATGGATCTACTCACTAAAAGATGAATGCTTGGATGCAAGCCTGCTGACACATCTATTGAGATGAATCACAAGTTGTATGAAGGCATGGACCGGGTGCCTACCAATAAGGAACAGTACCAGCGCCTTGTTAGAAGATTGATATATTTGGCACGCACAAGACTAGATATTGCAGGCATTATAAGTGTGGttagtcaatttatgcattctCCTAGTATTTCTCATAGCAATGTAGTTGATCAGATCTTAAGGTATTTTTCAACACCTTAAAAATGACTAATGTTCTCCAAGAATGAAAATCTTAAAGttatttgatatatatatatatatatgctaacTGGGTTGATTCCATTATAGATAGACACTCTACATCATGTTACTTTATATTTGTGGGAGGTAACCTAGTTACTTGGCagagtgaaaaataaaatgtgatTTCCAGGTCTAGTGCAGAAGCAGAATATAAAGAAATGGCTCAAGGAGTCTGTGAATTATTATGGATCAGAAGACTCTTGACAAAATTGGGTTTCAAACCATAAAAGCCAATGGAGTTACATTGTGACAACAAATTGTAGGGGATTTTTTGTTCCGGCAGCTACTATTGGCCTGGGCTACCGTAAACAACAAAATGGATGAAATTGCCCCTTGAGCCTGAGTTTGAAGATCAAGCCCCaagaatgcttcgaaaggaCAGTAGggccttaggaaacaccttggttaccttcaccaatgaaAGTAACAACAGCTTACAGATAAACTttctagcttggcatgaggagcttgtggcatgggagcaaaattgtcatgagtttagcattgaagagaaaactaaGTGTTCCTGGGGGAAAAGGGGTATTAAGGCAGGAGATGAAGAGTTTGCAGAGGGGTTTGGTTGAGCatgaggaaaaagagagaaaatggtaGCTTGAGTGtttttccggcagcttgacagagaCTCTGTCAAGTGTTAGAATAGCTTGCCAAGAGGAAAAATTAAGGGAAAAGGATGGGCTGAGCATGAAATAGCTGCTAGAAGCCATCATTTTCCAataaaccctaatggtttctatccaatttggccaagtctttcccttcctttctcccATCATCTCTTCAATCATCCTATTTTGGTGAAATCCACTGCccatttgcacaaaatcatgGATTTTTGAGAGCTTAAGGCCTCCTTTTCCGCGGCTGTTTCAGAacttccattttcaaccatcttattccttttctttcttcctttttttatggCTAGGTCTGATGAGGGAAAGAGAATGGATATGCATGCTGGTTCAAAAGGTGATCAGCGCTCCAATATCCATTGGTCCCTTGGGTGTCTTTTGCTGGAAACTTGCTCCCTTCCCATGTGCTGGAACCTCCAAGCAGCTTTGTATAATGGACCTTCAGAATTCCCCTTCgtggcttttgtttttccagcCAAGTGTTGGGCTTTTGTAGCTCATTATGGTAATTGTATGGGCCAAGTTGGTTTATTGAGTAAGTGGGCTATCTCTATCAAGCATTGgtcttttttggttgagtcAATAGGCTATTTTGGTTGGGCTATTTTGGTTAGGATATTTTGGTTGtgatattttctcttttgtgctcacccacatgtttgggcctaagaaatgggcttgagttccgaagctcccaagcaaccccgggacttccatttcttagcccatcaatgggcctcatgtcaacttattaccatccataccacaacccactcaagcaagccccgggcatcttgcgtggcttgggcccaattaagcttgtagcgtggcatgttgcttatttgcttggcgtggcatgtGTGCAAAGCGTATATGACGAACTTTCGCGTGCCCAATTTGGATTTCTTCTTGATAAGGTATTGCATTGGGCTGAAAATTTATTTGAGCCGAACCGTGGAttgttttgggcctcaacacaaGTCAGCTATCGATATTGCTCATAATCCAGTTCAACGTAATCGaaccaaacatgttgaggtggatagaCATTTCATCGAAGAAACAATTGAGAATAAGATCATCTCCCTACTATTCGTAAAATTAGAAGATCAACTAGCAgatgtctttaaaaaaaaagttgtctGTGGAAAAGTGTTTTatgactcacttaccaagttgggcattggtgacGTATATGCACTAACTTGAGGAGGAATGTTGAAATGAGCcttcctaattaatcaaggagatttatttccttgattaattaggggatttactttcttattttatatagttgacatatccttgtataattaggagatattCTCCTAATTGATTATTGtatctatttccttgtaaagTACTCATGTAAACtgctatatatacctccttatggagaaaaatagaattaacctaaagtattcaaaccatattcatattttagcaccaTTTTTGCTCCTTTTTGTAAAACTATTATAGCAACAATGGCAGTACAAATGCAAACTCCAGTGCTTAAGATTAATCTATTTCTTTGCAAATGAGGGGATGAGACTAATGCCTGAGTCCTCTTGCTACTTATTTATGGTTCAGATTGATTGAACTACTGCCTCATAAAAGCTATTTGAGAAAGAGGTTGCATTGTGAAATGGGCACCCCAGATGGAAGTTTTGGCTCATGGCCTAGTGGGTGGGTTTTGGAGCCATTGTGGTTTGTCTGAAGGGGTTCCGATGTTATGCAGGCTGTGCTTTAGCGATAAGAAGGTGAATGCAAGGTATGTGAGCGAAGTATTTAAAATAGGGATACAATTGGAGAATGAATTAGAGAGGgcagagatagagagaggggTTAGAAAACTTATGGTAGATGAGGATGGGAAGGGAATGAGGGTGAGGGCCAGGGAgttgaaagagaaaatagaTGTCAGTATGAAGGGTGGCTCTACCTACCATTCCATGAAATCAGCTTGTGGAGCTTATAAGGTCATTTTAATTGGAACAACAAGTGCTTTTTTTCCCTCAACTAAGTCCTTTGTCATTAAATATATAGTTGAGGCTTCATGCATCTTATGTAAACAAACTTTTCTTTGTAGTATATTACTCACTCTTGGATGAAATTTACTATTCCAATGCATTGATTTGTACAATCCAGACTTTACATTTCAAAGTAGTTGAAGCAACAACATCAAGGTGATTCTATGAACTCCCACAATCACTCCATTACAAATCATTGATGGAAAAttgtttctcttctcttctttcgtTGATGGTCGCTACTAACGAAAGAGGGCGAAGAGGTTATGTTATAgtataaaataaagaagaatagCAAAGACATGAGGAACAACGTTAAGTGTCCATTGCTCTGTTTCTTTAGATTGAACTGGGTGTATCTAACCATTAAGTTTTTTATCTTTGTGAAAAGCCCTACTACTTAAAGAAGGTCCACGACCCCTTACCCTGCTTAAGATTCCACTCTTTCCACCTAAGTTGACACTTAATTTTGGGCGTCAAGAGCTCATATGGTGAGTAGGCCTTCTATTCTGACGAATAAGTAATGGACATCATGTAAGAGTCAAAatctttctttcaaatttcaaaaaccacATGTGGCATTTCCCTTATGAAATAAATAAGATCATATGTTTTATCGGTTCATGTTGATGCTGATACTTTGACCACCGCTGTTTCATTTATAAAGGGTTGAGGGTGTAAAATTATAATGTAAACTGTCGAATACCCCCTGAATTATCATGCTTGTCGAAATCTTCAccctaaacttttttttgcCTGCCAATTTAGCCCTCATACTAAATTGTATCGCCGATTTACCCCCCAATGTTAGTTTTTGGCAATTTCCATCCAAATCTCTGTTAAAAAAGTACCAAGTTAGGCATATGCTTCACTgttgaattaaaaattgaatttgtttatCTAGTTCTTCAAAGAGCTTGAATGTGGGAGAAATAAATcggggggagggggagaggGAATTCTGGTTTCTGCAGGTGGGGGGTAGGAGGAGGGGGGAGGAGTCTATGAGTGGTGGTTGGGAAATCAAGGGGGAGAAGAAATCTATGGGGGTGGGGAGAAATCGAAGGTGAGGGGGGCTAGTTCTGGGTTTTGCGGggattggaaaaaaaaaagggagggaATGAGGGAGAAAGAAATCGGGCGGGGAGGGGAATTCTGGTTTCTAATGGTGCGGGGTGGGAGGAGGGGGGAGTGGTATGTAGGTAGTGAATTTACCCTTATATTTGACGGGCATTTGGATAGAAATTTCCAAAAACTAACAATGGAGGTAAATTGGTGATAAAATTTAGTATGAGTGCTAAATTGGTAGGCAAAAAAGTTTAGGATGGAGATTTCGACAAGTGTAATATTTCAAGGGATATTTGGCAGTTTACCCAGAATTAtatcaaaaatataattaaatgaaaattcaagaGGACAAGTCGTACCAAGTAAATAGAGGATGCTGGTTCATGAATTTCTCGCTTGAACTTAATAAGAAATCAtgacaataaaattattaacatatataaagaaaaaatagtatCATGTAACAAACAACTAGTCATTGTTTTCTGAAAGAGGATGAGTAGGACTTATTCCAAGAAGATGCAGCCAAGTTTGACAAAGATGAGTAAGAAATATTACATCAAGTCAGTTCTTCCTCTAATACCAAACACAACAACCAGCCAATATACTTTTCAATATTAATTCATGAAGTGCACCAGCCAGCTGTGCTGAAAACTACAAGCTTATTATTAATTGGCTTATCTAAATATTATCTGCTTAGTATGGTCCCTGCAGGACTGAAGGGCGgctactctctctctatatatatatatattacatactCAAAGCCCAAATGAATTTCAAGGAGACAGTCGAGCAATATAAAGCTCACATAGCCACAAGCTATTGAGTGTCTTTGTGTGTGTGCCCGCGCTTATCGGTGAGacagaagaggaagagggagGGAAGGAGATGGAAAATAAAGCACAGAGTGGTCAACTGTTGGTCTTAGTTCCATGCCCATACCAAGGCACAATAAACCCTATGCTTAAGCTGGGTACCTTCCTTCACTCAAAGGGCTTTTCCATTTCAATTGTTCACACCCATTTCAACTCTCCAAACCCTTCAAACCACCCCGAATTCACCTTCTTTCCAATACCAGATGGCTTAACTGCTGACGAGATTTCATCTGGGAATGTAGTAGCTATTGTGTTTGCTATTAACGCCAATTGCAAAGCGAGTTTCAAACAATGCTTAACTGATAGAGTGACGGAACAAGAACCGCAGAACAAAATCACCTGCATCATCTATGATGAATTTATGTACTTCTCTGAATCTGTGGCTAATGATCTAAACATTCCAAGTATACTCTTACGCACGCAAAGTGCTACCAATTTTATTGCTCGCAACGCTCTGATACAACTTCATTCGAAAGGTTGCACTCCCTTCCCAGGTATGTGCCCTGTTTCCTCTTGTCTACATTTCTTTCTGCAAACAAGGAAAGAGGCTAATGCCTGGGTCATTTTTCTTAGAGTATGGTGTTATTTTTCTTACTTATAAATTATAACTAACACTATAACTCGGGATCACAGACTCTATGTTACTGAACTCGGTGCCCGAGCTTCATCCCCTCAGGTTCAAGGATCTCCCCATCTATATTTTCGACACAGTTGAAAACTATTCGAAACTATTGACTAATGCCAACAATGTTAGAACATCCTCAGCCATAATTTGGAACACCCTGGACTGCCTTGAACAATCATCACTAGCACAGATCAAGCAACAATGTCAAGTTCCAATCTTCTCCATAGGTCCTCTTCACAAAGTTTCAACAGCAGCCACCAGTAGTTTACTAGAAGAAGACACCAGCTGTGTTGCGTGGCTGGACAAACAATCCCATAACTCAGTTATCTATGTAAGCTGGGGGAGTCTGGTATCCATCAGTGAAAAAGAACTAGCCGAAATGGCTTGGGGATTAACTAGGAGCAGGCAACCTTTTTTGTGGGTGATTAGGCCCGGATCAATTTGCGGTTCTGATTGGATCGAGCTACTGCCTCAAGGTTTCCTAGAAGCTGTTGGAGAAAGAAGTTGCATCGTGAAATGGGCACCCCAGATGGAAGTCTTGGCTCATGGCGCAGTGGGCGGGTTCTGGAGCCATTGTGGTTGGAACTCAACCCTGGAAAGTATATCTGAAGGGGTTCCGATGTTATGCAGGCCGTGCTTTACCGATCAGACGGTGAATGCAAGGTGTGTGAGCGAAGTATGGAAAATAGGGATACAATTGG
Protein-coding regions in this window:
- the LOC109949529 gene encoding uncharacterized protein LOC109949529 isoform X2, which produces MAVTSTLCPLRTASFHSSYKVRAYLQRQWKQILSGRVSLQDFVSAKEVRLGTYQLALFLFWQDKQTMLLLMGNSSSPSLAKIQRKL
- the LOC109949529 gene encoding DNA polymerase zeta catalytic subunit-like isoform X1; protein product: MCCCFLTLCFVFVIFEVHLQLVCAICREEPALHFWNSNQVRAYLQRQWKQILSGRVSLQDFVSAKEDKQTMLLLMGNSSSPSLAKIQRKL
- the LOC109949529 gene encoding uncharacterized protein LOC109949529 isoform X3, whose product is MAVTSTLCPLRTASFHSSYKYIYNLYVQYVVKNPLYTSGTPIRLEHTYSVNGSRFYLEGCLFRILYLQRRTSSVLVLAG
- the LOC18775364 gene encoding UDP-glucose iridoid glucosyltransferase — translated: MENKAQSGQLLVLVPCPYQGTINPMLKLGTFLHSKGFSISIVHTHFNSPNPSNHPEFTFFPIPDGLTADEISSGNVVAIVFAINANCKASFKQCLTDRVTEQEPQNKITCIIYDEFMYFSESVANDLNIPSILLRTQSATNFIARNALIQLHSKGCTPFPDSMLLNSVPELHPLRFKDLPIYIFDTVENYSKLLTNANNVRTSSAIIWNTLDCLEQSSLAQIKQQCQVPIFSIGPLHKVSTAATSSLLEEDTSCVAWLDKQSHNSVIYVSWGSLVSISEKELAEMAWGLTRSRQPFLWVIRPGSICGSDWIELLPQGFLEAVGERSCIVKWAPQMEVLAHGAVGGFWSHCGWNSTLESISEGVPMLCRPCFTDQTVNARCVSEVWKIGIQLENELERGEIERTVKKLMVDEDGKGMRVRAKELKEKIEVSMKGGSTYHSLNELVEFIRSF
- the LOC109949529 gene encoding uncharacterized protein LOC109949529 isoform X4, encoding MAVTSTLCPLRTASFHSSYKYIYNLYVQYVVKNPLYTSGTPIRLEHTYSVNGSRFYLEGCLFRILYLQRRINKQCYC